DNA sequence from the Marinilongibacter aquaticus genome:
CCGTTCCGCTTTTTATTTCTAAAAAACTTTTGATTTTAAACTTTAATAATGTGAGTTATGAAAATGTGCAGCAAGAAAACAACAAAGTTTAACCATAAAAAGGTTATCACCATTTGTGCCGCTATGGCATTACTGACCATTCAATACAGTGCTTATGCACAGGATGGTATTGAGGGGATCAACGAAGCCAACACCAAAGTACGCAGCTACTTTGCCGCAGGCACCAACCTGATGTATGCTGTGGGAGCGATCCTTGGCTTAATTGGGGCGGTCAAGGTGTATCAAAAATGGAACAATGGCGATCAGGACACCGGCAAAGTGGCTGCCGCCTGGTTTGGCAGTTGTATTTTTCTGGTGGTTGTGGCTACCGTGA
Encoded proteins:
- a CDS encoding DUF4134 domain-containing protein, with product MALLTIQYSAYAQDGIEGINEANTKVRSYFAAGTNLMYAVGAILGLIGAVKVYQKWNNGDQDTGKVAAAWFGSCIFLVVVATVIQSFFGI